The bacterium nucleotide sequence TATTTTCGCTGAAATTCAAATTCCAATTTGAGCCCGGCAAAAAAGAGTTTTCATCTTTATCTGCAAAAACACTGAAAAACTTGAAATTGGTTTTGGGGCTAATGGAAGTATAATCCTGAATATGCCAGTTTTCTTGTCCTTCCGGGCTTACCATAGCATAAAATCGGCGCCCTCCTACTTTGAAGTTCATATACTTTGTTTTTGAAGCGTAAGGTTTCGGCGCCCACCATTGGTCAAGAATTTCTTTCTTTGTAAAGGCGTCCCAAACAAGTGAAAGCTCAGCATCAAATTCTTTTTCCACGAATACAGTTTTGGTTGATTTGTCAACCTTAAAGTCAAATTGCAAATTATTCATTTTCTTTTCCTTTTCATGGTTGAGAGTAGATTATCAAGTTGACTAAACCGGCTTTCCCATATTTTTCGATATTGTTCCAGCCAATCGTCAATTTCTTTCATTTTTTCGATTTCCAAAGAGTAGAAAATTTCTCTTCCTTTGTATTCTTGTTTTACCAGTTCGCATTCGGTTAATATCCGCAGGTGTTTGGAAACGGCCTGGCGTGTCGAATTAAAATTTTCCGC carries:
- a CDS encoding SRPBCC domain-containing protein translates to MNNLQFDFKVDKSTKTVFVEKEFDAELSLVWDAFTKKEILDQWWAPKPYASKTKYMNFKVGGRRFYAMVSPEGQENWHIQDYTSISPKTNFKFFSVFADKDENSFLPGSNWNLNFSENKETTKVSITIQNDSLERMEQMIEMGFKEGFTMTLNELSNLLSNLKK
- a CDS encoding winged helix-turn-helix transcriptional regulator translates to MRRDVFQAIADPTRRAIIGLIALQAMTPNAIAENFNSTRQAVSKHLRILTECELVKQEYKGREIFYSLEIEKMKEIDDWLEQYRKIWESRFSQLDNLLSTMKRKRK